In Mytilus trossulus isolate FHL-02 chromosome 14, PNRI_Mtr1.1.1.hap1, whole genome shotgun sequence, a genomic segment contains:
- the LOC134696302 gene encoding protein mono-ADP-ribosyltransferase PARP12-like, translated as MTKHLHEEINELYLFHGTKVNAVDVIIQQGLDSRLASSGLLGTGVYTAETASKSAGYTDQNKNGESKMFLMRVCLGDIFITTQMTKFRRPPCMKCYDETCIKHPELFDSVVAEFGSRREFVVYDRVKCYPEYIITYK; from the exons ATGACTAAACACTTACACGAGGAAATCAATGAGTTGTATTTGTTTCACGGGACTAAAGTAAATGCAGTTGATGTTATAATACAACAGGGTCTAGACAGTCGGCTGGCGTCATCGGGACTGTTAGGTACAGGAGTGTACACTGCCGAAACGGCATCCAAATCTGCAGGCTATACAG atcaaaataaaaatggagAAAGTAAGATGTTTCTGATGAGAGTTTGTTTAGGAGATATTTTCATTACAACTCAGATGACGAAGTTCAGACGGCCACCATGTATGAAGTGCTACGATGAAACTTGTATAAAACATCCAGAACTATTTGATTCAGTGGTTGCAGAATTTGGTAGTAGAAGAGAATTTGTAGTTTACGATAGAGTCAAATGTTATCCTGAATATATTATAACATACAAATga